Proteins from a single region of Antechinus flavipes isolate AdamAnt ecotype Samford, QLD, Australia chromosome 2, AdamAnt_v2, whole genome shotgun sequence:
- the LOC127550458 gene encoding cytochrome c oxidase subunit 4 isoform 2, mitochondrial isoform X2, giving the protein MYFSITRLLQLELNSTSFKEGKLSKKKRMLILPRSSWVPLVRRGASGVQSIRQAHGSGDTACSRKMPPYTKYHAERNYPMPDEPFCSELSPQQRALKEKEKGSWKQLTEAEKVALYRMQFHQTFAEMNRPSNEWKTVLGGVFFFFGFTGLLIWWQRLYVFREKPITLSEDWKSKQLQRVLDMKGNPIQGLASRWDYAQKEWKK; this is encoded by the exons ATGTACTTTTCCATCACACGGCTGCTTCAACTGGAGTTGAACTCTACCTCTTTCAAAGAGGGAAAACTGAGCAAGAAAAAGAGA ATGCTCATTCTGCCCCGCTCTTCCTGGGTGCCCCTGGTGAGGAGAGGAGCCTCTGGGGTTCAAAGCATCCGGCAGGCCCATGGCTCAGGAGACACTG CCTGCAGCCGGAAGATGCCTCCGTATACAAAATACCACGCAGAGCGCAATTACCCCATGCCCGATGAGCCCTTCTGTAGTGAGCTGAGCCCCCAGCAGCGGGCgctgaaggaaaaggagaaagggtcATGGAAGCAGCTTACAGAAGCTGAGAAAGTGGCCC TTTATCGCATGCAGTTCCATCAGACCTTTGCAGAGATGAATCGACCATCCAACGAATGGAAGACGGTGTTGGGgggagtcttttttttctttggcttCACTGGACTCCTGATATGGTGGCAGCGGCTATATG TGTTTCGAGAGAAGCCCATCACATTGTCGGAAGACTGGAAGTCGAAACAGTTGCAACGAGTATTGGACATGAAGGGAAATCCAATTCAAGGCTTGGCTTCCCGGTGGGACTATGCTCAGAAGGAGTGGAAGAAGTGA
- the LOC127550458 gene encoding cytochrome c oxidase subunit 4 isoform 2, mitochondrial isoform X1 has translation MYFSITRLLQLELNSTSFKEGKLSKKKRMLILPRSSWVPLVRRGASGVQSIRQAHGSGDTGKVHTSHPTACSRKMPPYTKYHAERNYPMPDEPFCSELSPQQRALKEKEKGSWKQLTEAEKVALYRMQFHQTFAEMNRPSNEWKTVLGGVFFFFGFTGLLIWWQRLYVFREKPITLSEDWKSKQLQRVLDMKGNPIQGLASRWDYAQKEWKK, from the exons ATGTACTTTTCCATCACACGGCTGCTTCAACTGGAGTTGAACTCTACCTCTTTCAAAGAGGGAAAACTGAGCAAGAAAAAGAGA ATGCTCATTCTGCCCCGCTCTTCCTGGGTGCCCCTGGTGAGGAGAGGAGCCTCTGGGGTTCAAAGCATCCGGCAGGCCCATGGCTCAGGAGACACTGGTAAGGTCCACACCAGCCATCCCACAG CCTGCAGCCGGAAGATGCCTCCGTATACAAAATACCACGCAGAGCGCAATTACCCCATGCCCGATGAGCCCTTCTGTAGTGAGCTGAGCCCCCAGCAGCGGGCgctgaaggaaaaggagaaagggtcATGGAAGCAGCTTACAGAAGCTGAGAAAGTGGCCC TTTATCGCATGCAGTTCCATCAGACCTTTGCAGAGATGAATCGACCATCCAACGAATGGAAGACGGTGTTGGGgggagtcttttttttctttggcttCACTGGACTCCTGATATGGTGGCAGCGGCTATATG TGTTTCGAGAGAAGCCCATCACATTGTCGGAAGACTGGAAGTCGAAACAGTTGCAACGAGTATTGGACATGAAGGGAAATCCAATTCAAGGCTTGGCTTCCCGGTGGGACTATGCTCAGAAGGAGTGGAAGAAGTGA
- the LOC127550458 gene encoding cytochrome c oxidase subunit 4 isoform 2, mitochondrial isoform X3 has product MAPAMLILPRSSWVPLVRRGASGVQSIRQAHGSGDTGKVHTSHPTACSRKMPPYTKYHAERNYPMPDEPFCSELSPQQRALKEKEKGSWKQLTEAEKVALYRMQFHQTFAEMNRPSNEWKTVLGGVFFFFGFTGLLIWWQRLYVFREKPITLSEDWKSKQLQRVLDMKGNPIQGLASRWDYAQKEWKK; this is encoded by the exons ATGGCACCAGCG ATGCTCATTCTGCCCCGCTCTTCCTGGGTGCCCCTGGTGAGGAGAGGAGCCTCTGGGGTTCAAAGCATCCGGCAGGCCCATGGCTCAGGAGACACTGGTAAGGTCCACACCAGCCATCCCACAG CCTGCAGCCGGAAGATGCCTCCGTATACAAAATACCACGCAGAGCGCAATTACCCCATGCCCGATGAGCCCTTCTGTAGTGAGCTGAGCCCCCAGCAGCGGGCgctgaaggaaaaggagaaagggtcATGGAAGCAGCTTACAGAAGCTGAGAAAGTGGCCC TTTATCGCATGCAGTTCCATCAGACCTTTGCAGAGATGAATCGACCATCCAACGAATGGAAGACGGTGTTGGGgggagtcttttttttctttggcttCACTGGACTCCTGATATGGTGGCAGCGGCTATATG TGTTTCGAGAGAAGCCCATCACATTGTCGGAAGACTGGAAGTCGAAACAGTTGCAACGAGTATTGGACATGAAGGGAAATCCAATTCAAGGCTTGGCTTCCCGGTGGGACTATGCTCAGAAGGAGTGGAAGAAGTGA
- the LOC127550451 gene encoding lipopolysaccharide-binding protein-like translates to MMLNVGVEVSQNANGLSVSLADCSFHTERVNVIFSGGMSWLYKHFTGTASNSIRQKLDSTVCEEIGKSMGSLERKLQNVPEYSHISSLIDWDYSIAAAPLITEQSIEVDFKGEFFNPAGPQEVPDSPAPFSLPEQNDRMLLFGVSEFVPNSAAFVYYRAGALSCNLTDDSKIPEQFPIRLNTQSFKLFAPELQKRFPNTPMALKVFARLPPRLHIQSSCVQLRFPGAVQAFVLPKGSSEVPVFLLHADINVTAQIFVSGKNISANLTLTNCNLTLAHSEVGAFSVNKLETLLNASLKSVILPQINRKFNEGYPLPTLYKTSLKDPVINIQEGFLVIATDVLYGA, encoded by the exons ATGATGCTGAACGTAGGAGTGGAGGTGAGCCAGAATGCCAATGGATTATCCGTGAGCCTTGCAGACTGCAGCTTCCACACTGAGCGCGTCAACGTCATCTTCTCTGGGGGGATGAG CTGGCTCTATAAACACTTCACTGGAACCGCGAGCAATTCCATTCGACAGAAATTGGACAGCACG GTGTGTGAAGAGATAGGGAAGTCAATGGGATCTCTGGAAAGAAAACTACAGAACGTCCCAG AATACAGCCATATAAGCTCCCTCATAGACTGGGATTATTCAATAGCAGCAGCACCACTGATTACAGAACAAAGCATTGAAGTGGACTTTAAG GGTGAATTCTTCAACCCGGCCGGCCCCCAGGAAGTCCCAGACTCCCCCGCTCCATTCTCGCTCCCGGAACAGAATGACAGAATGCTGCTCTTCGGGGTTTCGGAGTTCGTGCCCAACTCCGCGGCCTTCGTTTATTATAGGGCGGGGGCGCTGTCCTGCAACCTCACAGATGATAGCAAG ATCCCGGAGCAGTTTCCCATCCGTCTCAACACCCAGAGCTTCAAACTCTTCGCGCCTGAG CTCCAGAAGCGATTCCCAAACACACCAATGGCCCTGAAGGTCTTTGCTAGACTTCCCCCCAGACTGCACATTCAATCCAGCTGTGTGCAGCTACGGTTTCCTGGAGCAGTCCAGGCCTTCGTTCTGCCCAAGGGATCCTCAGAAGTACCGGTTTTCCTGTTGCATGCT GATATCAACGTCACAGCCCAAATCTTTGTTTCCGGAAAGAATATTTCGGCCAATCTGACACTGACAAA CTGCAACCTGACCCTGGCTCACTCAGAAGTGGGGGCCTTCTCG GTTAACAAACTGGAGACTTTGTTGAACGCTTCCCTGAAGTCAGTCATACTGCCTCAGATCAACA GAAAATTCAACGAAGGCTACCCACTGCCCACTCTGTACAAGACCAGCCTTAAAGATCCAGTCATCAACATCCAGGAG GGCTTTTTGGTTATTGCCACAGATGTCCTTTATGGAGCCTGA